One part of the Candidatus Thorarchaeota archaeon genome encodes these proteins:
- a CDS encoding DEAD/DEAH box helicase family protein: protein MSGRPHLEFTKKWRSYQKRILDELQSHLDDDRLHIVAAPGSGKTILGLEVVSRFNRPTLVLAPTIAIRDQWVQRLVEYFLPAGSTVPPWVSKDIRNPRFFTVSTYQALHSAYNMGEDEDVDEDEDTVLNEDADDASDLGIVNVLGQTQASKPVIPMVVNDLVEALQNAGIGTLVLDEAHHLRSSWWKSLTSVIDRLANIKIIALTATPPYDVPEFEWQRYIDLCGPVDAEVPVPELVAEGDLCPHQDLVVLSTPSKEENKEIKKFRGEVKEFVERLYMNESFLQYLYSHNWVLNPELYEEEILNQPSFYSSILIFLNHKKIKLPKQAVRLVAGSVKSIPALNLEWLEILLTGLLFPPGVQRPNLPITLEEIRDHLRKIGAIERRRISLRKNKRIEKLLKQSLSKMVNVVDIVRIEYGSLGNQLRMVILTDYIRKESLPRTSDDETPLNKIGVAPIFEIIRRAKIQGLQLGVLSGSLVIIPASAADSIRDHAYKMGIDPHGLRLRALPFSTEYLEVQLTGSDRDLVVRLITEVFNSGAIQVLVGTKSLLGEGWDAPSINSLVIASFVGSYMLSNQMRGRAIRTQHGNPDKTSNIWHLVCVETGADSAGEDYELMERRFRAFVGISFIEPVIENGFTRLGIPRAPIKKKEIKKSNERMFERARNRAEVREEWEAALHRGDEGVRLVEDVRFHRLHLPRGFVFYNTVAALFWEGVFWGLFTFTEYLRGLVKLAIYEQFWFAFGIGLIITAIVMLPHVIKALLLFVRHGPIKSSLSQVGMALLKTLRFMGEIRTDIGSLRVVVEEIEGMPGYVYCHLEGGSNREK from the coding sequence TTGAGCGGGAGACCCCATCTTGAGTTCACTAAGAAATGGCGATCGTATCAGAAGCGAATTCTAGACGAACTACAGTCACATCTCGATGATGATCGATTACACATTGTTGCGGCTCCGGGTTCGGGTAAGACTATTTTGGGTCTGGAGGTAGTCAGTCGTTTTAATCGTCCTACTCTGGTTCTTGCCCCAACAATTGCGATTCGGGACCAATGGGTCCAACGACTTGTTGAATACTTTCTTCCCGCAGGTTCTACTGTTCCCCCTTGGGTTTCAAAGGATATTCGGAATCCTAGATTCTTTACGGTCTCAACGTATCAGGCACTTCATTCGGCATATAATATGGGTGAGGACGAAGATGTTGATGAGGATGAAGATACTGTTTTGAATGAGGATGCAGATGATGCATCTGATTTGGGAATTGTAAATGTTCTTGGCCAGACTCAGGCGAGTAAGCCTGTGATTCCTATGGTTGTCAATGATCTTGTTGAGGCCCTTCAAAATGCGGGGATCGGTACTCTGGTCTTGGACGAGGCACATCACCTTAGGAGCAGCTGGTGGAAGAGTCTGACTTCTGTGATAGATCGCCTCGCAAATATTAAAATTATCGCTCTGACAGCAACTCCTCCATATGATGTGCCCGAATTTGAGTGGCAACGCTACATAGATCTCTGTGGTCCGGTGGATGCAGAGGTTCCCGTTCCTGAGCTGGTGGCCGAAGGAGACCTATGTCCTCATCAGGACCTTGTTGTTCTCTCAACACCTTCTAAGGAGGAGAACAAGGAGATTAAAAAATTCAGGGGCGAAGTCAAGGAATTTGTTGAACGACTATACATGAATGAATCCTTTCTGCAATATCTGTACTCACACAATTGGGTATTGAACCCAGAACTCTATGAGGAGGAGATCCTCAATCAACCTTCATTCTATTCAAGCATACTAATATTTCTTAATCATAAAAAAATCAAACTTCCGAAACAGGCTGTACGATTAGTGGCTGGTTCAGTCAAATCAATTCCTGCTCTTAATCTCGAGTGGCTCGAGATTTTGCTGACCGGACTGCTCTTTCCGCCCGGAGTCCAGAGACCTAATCTTCCAATTACTTTGGAGGAGATACGCGATCACCTTCGAAAGATTGGAGCCATAGAACGACGACGGATCAGCCTTCGGAAAAACAAGCGTATCGAGAAGTTACTCAAGCAGAGCCTCTCAAAGATGGTGAATGTAGTAGACATTGTTCGCATAGAATACGGATCACTTGGGAATCAATTGCGAATGGTCATCCTGACAGACTATATTCGGAAAGAGTCTTTGCCGCGCACTTCTGATGATGAGACCCCGCTCAACAAGATTGGTGTCGCTCCGATCTTTGAGATTATTAGAAGGGCGAAGATCCAAGGACTACAGTTAGGTGTACTAAGCGGTTCTCTAGTTATCATACCTGCCTCAGCTGCCGACTCGATCCGTGATCATGCCTACAAGATGGGGATAGATCCTCATGGTCTCCGTCTTCGTGCGCTTCCGTTCTCTACAGAGTATCTTGAGGTCCAGCTCACTGGATCCGATCGAGACCTTGTCGTCCGGCTCATCACCGAGGTCTTCAACAGTGGGGCGATCCAAGTACTGGTCGGAACAAAGTCCCTGTTAGGTGAAGGCTGGGATGCACCGTCGATCAATTCTCTTGTGATCGCAAGTTTTGTCGGCTCGTATATGCTCTCGAATCAGATGAGAGGACGAGCAATTCGGACACAGCACGGGAATCCGGACAAGACCTCAAACATATGGCATCTTGTCTGTGTTGAGACCGGTGCGGACTCGGCTGGCGAAGACTATGAACTGATGGAACGCAGATTCAGAGCCTTTGTGGGGATCAGCTTTATTGAACCTGTAATTGAAAATGGTTTTACTCGATTGGGTATCCCACGTGCTCCGATCAAGAAAAAAGAAATTAAGAAATCGAATGAGCGGATGTTTGAACGGGCACGGAATCGAGCAGAAGTTCGTGAAGAGTGGGAGGCTGCACTCCACCGGGGTGATGAGGGAGTCCGATTAGTTGAAGATGTCCGGTTTCATAGACTGCATCTTCCACGAGGTTTTGTCTTCTATAATACTGTCGCGGCTCTATTTTGGGAGGGGGTCTTCTGGGGACTGTTCACTTTTACGGAATACTTACGAGGCTTAGTTAAGCTAGCAATATATGAACAGTTTTGGTTTGCATTTGGCATCGGTCTAATTATCACTGCTATTGTGATGTTGCCTCACGTGATCAAAGCTCTGTTGTTGTTTGTCAGACATGGTCCTATCAAGTCGAGCCTGTCACAGGTGGGAATGGCACTTCTCAAGACATTGCGATTCATGGGCGAGATCAGAACAGATATTGGTTCTCTACGAGTCGTTGTTGAAGAGATTGAAGGTATGCCGGGATATGTGTATTGTCACCTTGAGGGCGGGTCGAATCGGGAGAAGTAG